In the genome of Chaetodon trifascialis isolate fChaTrf1 chromosome 21, fChaTrf1.hap1, whole genome shotgun sequence, the window CAACGGGAAACGTCCAGATGTGGTGACCTATGTCCAGATGCTGTGTAAAGGCCTGTCCCAGCCCACTACCAACCTGGTGGCTGGCTGTCTGCAGCTCAACACCAGGAACTTCCTGACTGAACAGTGTTCAGATGGAGCCCGCTTCCACATGCCAAGCTCTCCATTCTCCGTCCACCCCTACTCCTACCGGTGTTCCCGCCTCTCCAGTCCTCACTACCAGCCCGGAACCGGCGCGATTAACTTGCGGAGCCATTCCTACGGTCCTGGGTACGAGGGCGTGTACCCGCCAGGCGGGACTTCGCCTGATTACAACAGCCCGGACTACGAGGGCCAGCACAGCCCGCCCGTCTGCCTCAACGGCGGACTGTCCGGGAGACAGCAGGAGAcctctgagacagacaggaactATCATTACTCTATGCATTATTCCGGACTGGCCACGTCTCGACCCAGCCACAGCCTCGCTTTTGGGCCCTCGGGAGCGCGCAGCGGAGGTGCGCACTCGGAAAACATTCCACCTTTCCACGACGTGCACTTGCACCATGACAGGGCGCCCCCGTATGAGGATCTCAATGCTTTTTTCCACAACTGAGCCCTTTCAATCAGACGTATTGATCCTCCAGTGACAATCCTATAATGTGTAATATTGTTTGGGAAACAAGAGCTTCTGAAAGGATGAGAGACGGAAGTGGCAGAAAGAGTCCCCCTGGTTACCTTCTGTATTCTACTGATGTCATCCCTAAACTGTTGTACTTCCTATCAAAGTGTGTCCAGTAATATCCTGTATGCAGAATGAGTGCAACTGACATAAAGATGTATAGGCCTAAACATGTtatgacacaaacagcagaaataaaaaaaatgttttataatTGTCTGATATGATTGCACAAATCTTCTTGTGAACATCAGGGGGGCATTCACTCCGGGgaatgtgtgcacatgtagGCCTCAAGCAGTGGCTCAGTCGTTTTCATCAAATAGCCTGAGATCGAAAATATAACTCCAGTTGAAAGTTATCCTCATATAAAAACCTCACTGAAATAATTTCAGCATTAATGTTTGGCTGCAAGtcaggttgtttttttaaaaccacTTAGGAAACAGATATGGGCAGTGGTTTCAACAGGCATGTGAAAAACAATTGGTCTTTCATTGTCTGTTTAAATGAACTATTAAAATCATTTTACGAAGGTTAAACTTCAGAGACTGTGCAGCTTCCCTTCATTAACCACATTAATATGATGAAAGTAATTTGCTTACCCATTTTTTTCtggtgaaaacattttaaatctgAATCTAAAATAAGTTTAAACAGCAGCCTAttgtgcagaaatgtgaaatccTGACTTTTATCTATTTAGCTTTAAAAATTAAATTTTCTAGGCTGAAAAGGAAACTAAACGGGTGACAGGAggcacattacacacaacactATATAATATTTCAACTGGATTTCAGGTATAAATGAGTGCCCTGGCCTGTTGCATCTAAAATATCTGAAGACAGCCGAAAAATGAGAAATGGTGCCGGCCTATTGTGCAGGATAATTAGATTAACAACTACTTTCACTTGAAATTAAATTTGACAACATGTCTACACTgaaaaaatcaattaaacacTGGATATTGGACAGTTAtgacactgaaatcaaaccTGTTAAAGAAATGGATAGAATTAGCAGAATGCACATTAAAAATGGCATCAACTTAGGAAGGTCTGCGATGAA includes:
- the LOC139349867 gene encoding neurogenic differentiation factor 2-like, with the protein product MLSRLFSEVLPDVQRLAADWVEDHENDDCKDKDDEHEPCHLGEDDLDEPLEGSSRAESEMAGDDDEDDDGEEEECEDENSGDKPKKRGPKKRKMTAARVERSKVRRMKANARERTRMHDLNSALDNLRKVVPCYSKTQKLSKIETLRLAKNYILALGEILRNGKRPDVVTYVQMLCKGLSQPTTNLVAGCLQLNTRNFLTEQCSDGARFHMPSSPFSVHPYSYRCSRLSSPHYQPGTGAINLRSHSYGPGYEGVYPPGGTSPDYNSPDYEGQHSPPVCLNGGLSGRQQETSETDRNYHYSMHYSGLATSRPSHSLAFGPSGARSGGAHSENIPPFHDVHLHHDRAPPYEDLNAFFHN